In Streptococcus dysgalactiae subsp. dysgalactiae, the following are encoded in one genomic region:
- the pezT gene encoding type II toxin-antitoxin system toxin PezT, with product MALADYHQDDFDFALKRTIRSLTRGKETSVNPNAILLGGQSGAGKTTIHRIKQKEFQGNIVIIDGDSYRSLHPNYLALQEEYSKDSVDYTKGFAGKMVEHLVDELSKQGYHLLIEGTLRTAEVRRKTAQLLKSRGYQVSLALIATKPELSYLSTLIRYEEVYAVNPNQARATPKEHHDAIVEHLVDNLRELETDKLFDQIQIYQRDRRCVYDSETDKGSAADVLQECLFGKWSKVEEEMMKVGQEQLREVGRRNEKDA from the coding sequence ATGGCTCTGGCAGACTATCATCAAGATGACTTTGACTTTGCCTTAAAACGAACCATTCGTTCTTTAACTCGTGGCAAAGAGACATCAGTTAATCCAAATGCAATTTTACTTGGCGGACAAAGCGGAGCAGGTAAAACAACGATACACCGTATCAAGCAGAAAGAGTTTCAAGGGAATATCGTCATTATAGACGGTGATAGTTATCGCTCTTTACACCCGAACTATCTAGCTTTACAAGAAGAATACAGTAAAGATAGCGTGGATTATACCAAAGGTTTTGCAGGAAAAATGGTGGAACATCTTGTCGATGAACTCAGCAAGCAAGGTTATCATTTATTAATTGAAGGAACCTTGAGAACGGCAGAAGTCCGACGAAAAACAGCTCAGTTATTGAAATCAAGAGGCTATCAAGTCTCGTTAGCTTTGATAGCAACCAAACCTGAATTGTCCTATCTCAGCACCTTAATCCGCTACGAAGAAGTCTATGCGGTTAATCCAAACCAAGCTAGAGCAACTCCTAAAGAACATCATGATGCTATTGTAGAGCATTTAGTTGATAACTTACGAGAGTTAGAAACTGATAAACTCTTTGACCAGATTCAAATTTATCAAAGAGACAGACGTTGTGTCTATGATTCTGAAACAGATAAAGGTTCAGCAGCCGATGTCCTACAAGAATGCCTCTTCGGAAAATGGAGCAAGGTAGAGGAGGAGATGATGAAGGTGGGACAGGAACAGTTGAGGGAAGTAGGTAGAAGGAATGAAAAAGATGCATAG
- a CDS encoding Hachiman antiphage defense system protein HamA: protein MKKMHSYIKYLTQEDPIITDEGKQIEILHLDIQDDSEIFEDWAKQFRRNYCSDDELAEMTGCMNISTKEYLENFKLPSDSGIGLSTMSGDFGEILVSDYLQYVEEYVVPRTRYNRKVNKDTSTQGSDVLGYKKDSLNAVNDEVVVIEVKSSASNSSTVKAKNKLQEAINHSNKDFKRFSTSIVASYLRLKESNIDQANVVERFLNITDNPFNVIYGAAAVHSGQSYDIDIIKQAVSKNHKDYQKLRLLVIHSDELMEFIKELYSKASEV, encoded by the coding sequence ATGAAAAAGATGCATAGTTACATAAAGTATCTAACTCAAGAAGATCCAATCATCACTGATGAAGGTAAGCAGATTGAGATCCTTCACTTAGACATTCAAGATGACTCAGAAATTTTTGAAGATTGGGCAAAACAATTCAGAAGAAATTATTGTTCTGATGATGAACTTGCTGAAATGACAGGTTGTATGAATATCTCCACTAAAGAGTATCTTGAAAATTTTAAATTACCCTCGGATAGCGGTATTGGCCTTTCAACGATGTCAGGAGATTTTGGAGAAATATTAGTATCTGACTATCTTCAGTATGTTGAAGAATACGTGGTTCCTAGGACTCGTTATAATCGTAAAGTTAATAAAGATACTTCAACTCAAGGAAGTGATGTTTTGGGATATAAGAAAGATTCTTTGAATGCAGTGAATGATGAGGTCGTAGTTATTGAAGTGAAATCATCGGCATCAAATTCTAGTACCGTTAAAGCGAAAAATAAGCTCCAAGAAGCTATTAATCATTCTAACAAAGATTTTAAACGCTTTTCAACCTCAATTGTAGCCAGCTATTTAAGATTAAAGGAATCTAATATTGACCAGGCAAATGTAGTGGAAAGATTTTTAAATATAACAGATAATCCATTTAATGTTATTTATGGAGCAGCTGCAGTCCACTCCGGTCAATCATATGATATTGATATTATCAAACAAGCGGTTTCAAAAAATCACAAGGACTATCAGAAATTGCGGCTATTAGTTATTCATTCTGATGAATTAATGGAATTTATTAAAGAACTCTATTCGAAAGCGAGTGAAGTATGA